In one window of Kiloniellales bacterium DNA:
- a CDS encoding LysR substrate-binding domain-containing protein — translation MNLRDLRYLVAVAEQRHFGRAAELCHVSQPTLSAQLKKLEAELGVTLLERTNKSVAVTPLGAAVVQRARAALEQADAILEVARAGRDPMAGPLILGVIPTLGPYLLPWILAPIGRRFPALELVLREDLTDRLVKQLRAHEIDAALLALPVTDPELAALPLFEEPFWVAFPPGHRFAGQARIAEKDLRAEDLLLLAEGHCLRDQALSVCGQRGTAPADRIGNLQATSLETLRQMVAAGYGCTLLPALALQAPRAQRSPVDAKQLRAAAASRRIAIVHRRSFPRVAGLEQLATFIREKLPSSVRAID, via the coding sequence GTGAACCTCAGGGACCTCAGATATCTCGTGGCGGTGGCGGAGCAGCGGCATTTCGGCCGCGCCGCCGAGCTTTGCCATGTCAGCCAGCCGACCTTGAGCGCTCAGCTGAAGAAGCTCGAGGCGGAGCTCGGCGTGACGCTGCTGGAGCGGACCAACAAGTCGGTTGCCGTCACGCCCCTGGGGGCGGCCGTGGTGCAGCGCGCCCGGGCGGCCCTCGAGCAGGCCGACGCCATCCTCGAGGTCGCCAGAGCCGGCCGCGATCCCATGGCCGGGCCGCTGATCCTGGGCGTCATCCCGACCCTGGGGCCCTACCTGCTGCCCTGGATTCTGGCCCCGATCGGGCGCCGTTTTCCGGCGCTGGAGCTGGTGCTGCGCGAGGACCTGACCGACCGCCTTGTCAAACAACTGCGGGCCCACGAGATCGACGCTGCGCTGCTGGCGCTGCCGGTGACGGATCCGGAACTCGCCGCCCTGCCGCTCTTCGAGGAGCCCTTCTGGGTCGCCTTCCCGCCCGGCCACCGCTTCGCCGGCCAGGCCCGGATCGCCGAGAAGGACCTGCGGGCGGAGGATCTCTTGCTGCTCGCGGAGGGCCACTGCCTGCGCGACCAGGCGCTCTCGGTCTGCGGCCAGCGCGGGACGGCGCCGGCGGACCGGATCGGCAACCTGCAGGCGACCAGCCTGGAGACCCTGCGCCAGATGGTCGCCGCCGGCTACGGCTGCACCTTGCTGCCGGCCCTGGCGCTTCAGGCGCCACGGGCCCAGCGCAGTCCGGTCGACGCCAAGCAGCTGCGCGCCGCCGCGGCCTCGCGGCGCATCGCCATCGTGCATCGCCGCTCCTTCCCGCGCGTCGCCGGACTCGAGCAGCTCGCCACCTTCATCCGCGAAAAGCTCCCGAGCTCCGTCCGTGCCATCGACTGA
- a CDS encoding PadR family transcriptional regulator: protein MTRLLILWLLAEGPLHGYRIQKILGDPGLAFWFRIEDASIYAMLRSLVKQGLARIQSQEREGQRPSRTVYRITPAGRTALRRDLEAGWRGLEPSRELFAAALAAADELEAEETRQLLAERREALGERRARLGRVARSAPSGLLARREAALLDAEIAWLAQEIEGPLPNQGETLP, encoded by the coding sequence ATGACCCGGCTCCTGATTCTCTGGCTGCTCGCCGAGGGCCCGCTGCACGGCTACCGGATCCAGAAGATCCTCGGCGATCCCGGCCTGGCCTTCTGGTTCCGGATCGAGGACGCCTCGATCTACGCCATGCTGCGCAGTCTGGTGAAGCAGGGCCTGGCCCGGATCCAGAGCCAGGAGCGGGAAGGCCAGCGCCCGAGCCGGACGGTCTATCGCATCACGCCGGCCGGCCGGACGGCGCTGCGCCGGGACCTGGAGGCCGGTTGGCGCGGGTTGGAGCCGAGCCGGGAACTCTTCGCCGCCGCCTTGGCCGCCGCCGACGAGCTGGAGGCCGAAGAGACCCGGCAGCTGCTGGCTGAGCGCCGGGAAGCGCTGGGCGAGCGGCGCGCCCGGCTCGGCCGGGTGGCGCGCAGTGCGCCTTCGGGCCTCCTTGCGCGCCGCGAGGCGGCGCTGCTCGACGCTGAGATCGCCTGGCTGGCGCAGGAGATCGAAGGCCCTTTACCGAACCAGGGAGAAACGCTGCCATGA
- a CDS encoding cysteine hydrolase family protein — protein MTSALIVIDMQLGSFTPRSVRHDVHSVVSRINLLAERARSGKGLVVFVQHDGPPGDPHHPDAPGWHLLPELNVQAGDRFVRKSACDAFLGSGLEDLLRSASVRRLAVTGCATDFCVDTTVRSALARGYRTVVPKDGHTTADRPYLSAEKIIEHHNAVWADFISPAGPARVCASREVAFD, from the coding sequence TTGACCAGCGCCCTGATCGTCATCGACATGCAGCTCGGGTCCTTTACGCCCCGCAGCGTGAGGCATGACGTCCACAGCGTGGTCTCGCGGATCAACCTGCTGGCCGAAAGGGCGCGCTCCGGGAAAGGGCTGGTCGTCTTCGTGCAACACGATGGCCCGCCCGGCGATCCGCATCATCCCGATGCGCCGGGCTGGCACCTGTTGCCGGAGCTCAACGTGCAGGCCGGCGATCGCTTCGTCCGGAAGTCGGCTTGCGACGCCTTCCTCGGTAGCGGTCTCGAGGACCTCCTGCGGTCGGCTTCGGTCCGGCGGCTCGCGGTCACCGGCTGCGCCACCGACTTCTGCGTCGACACCACGGTCCGAAGCGCTCTGGCGCGCGGCTACCGGACGGTCGTGCCGAAAGACGGGCACACCACGGCCGACCGACCCTATCTCTCCGCCGAGAAGATCATCGAGCACCACAACGCGGTCTGGGCCGACTTCATTTCGCCGGCAGGTCCGGCAAGAGTCTGCGCGAGCCGGGAGGTCGCCTTCGACTGA
- a CDS encoding NHL repeat-containing protein: MRWPVLAAAFCLWTLPWNAAAFEAAFLSASTVELDNPHDVKLSPDGKRLFVSDVGNDRVVVLDAESLELLGHFGADHQDGTHDVDFDAEGRLYVADTHNHRVTVYELEGTEGKLVGEIAGGLRKPEGVLVGRDGRVYVTGAGTGNLVVYRDGAVEKETSGLSAPHDLEFAPDGDLWIADAANDRMVRMSPDLETKTVLEGAPYDFSGPRYLDVAPDGTLVVADKYSHSVKVIAEDGRLLGVIGDGRATTGPGAGGALVGAARQGDSARNEEGTLVGLFGDGASGKGVNWFRTPEGVELSGDTAWIADSGNDRIVKYRITWK, encoded by the coding sequence ATGAGATGGCCGGTCTTGGCTGCCGCGTTCTGCCTCTGGACGCTGCCGTGGAACGCGGCCGCCTTCGAGGCGGCCTTCCTTTCGGCCAGCACGGTCGAGCTCGACAATCCCCACGACGTGAAGCTCTCGCCCGACGGAAAGCGGCTCTTCGTCTCCGACGTCGGCAACGACCGCGTCGTGGTCCTCGACGCCGAGAGCCTGGAACTGCTCGGCCACTTCGGGGCGGACCACCAGGACGGCACCCACGACGTCGACTTCGACGCCGAGGGCCGGCTCTACGTCGCCGACACCCACAACCACCGCGTCACCGTCTACGAGCTCGAGGGCACCGAGGGCAAGCTGGTCGGTGAGATCGCCGGCGGCCTGCGCAAGCCGGAGGGCGTGCTGGTCGGGCGCGACGGCCGGGTCTACGTCACCGGCGCCGGGACCGGCAACCTGGTGGTCTACCGGGACGGCGCTGTCGAGAAGGAGACCAGCGGCCTTTCGGCGCCGCACGACCTGGAGTTCGCGCCCGACGGCGACCTCTGGATCGCCGACGCGGCCAACGACCGGATGGTCCGCATGAGCCCGGACCTCGAGACCAAGACGGTCCTCGAGGGCGCGCCCTACGACTTCAGCGGCCCGCGCTACCTGGACGTCGCCCCCGACGGCACCCTGGTCGTGGCCGACAAGTACAGCCACAGCGTCAAGGTCATCGCCGAGGATGGCCGGCTTCTGGGTGTCATCGGCGACGGCAGGGCCACCACGGGCCCCGGTGCCGGCGGGGCGCTCGTCGGCGCCGCGCGGCAGGGCGACAGCGCGCGCAATGAAGAGGGCACGCTCGTCGGCCTCTTTGGCGACGGCGCCTCGGGCAAGGGCGTCAACTGGTTCCGGACGCCCGAGGGCGTCGAGCTGAGCGGCGACACCGCCTGGATCGCCGACAGCGGCAACGACCGGATCGTGAAGTACCGCATCACCTGGAAGTGA
- a CDS encoding diacylglycerol kinase family protein, whose amino-acid sequence MAGFSFRERAGSFRHAFSGLGFMLRTQHNAWLHAVATLLAIAAGIALGLDGADWKWLVLTIAMVWLAETMNTAFEHLCDVVSPDFHASVKRAKDVAAAAVLICALGAVVMAWLIFGPYLIAG is encoded by the coding sequence TTGGCAGGCTTCAGCTTCAGGGAGCGGGCGGGCAGCTTCCGTCACGCCTTCAGCGGCCTCGGCTTCATGCTGCGGACCCAGCACAACGCCTGGCTCCACGCCGTGGCGACGCTCCTCGCGATCGCCGCCGGCATCGCGCTGGGGCTCGACGGCGCCGACTGGAAGTGGCTGGTTCTGACCATCGCGATGGTCTGGCTCGCCGAGACCATGAACACGGCCTTCGAGCACCTCTGCGACGTGGTCTCGCCCGACTTCCACGCCTCGGTCAAGCGCGCCAAGGACGTCGCCGCGGCCGCCGTCCTGATCTGCGCCCTCGGCGCCGTGGTCATGGCCTGGCTCATCTTCGGCCCCTATCTGATCGCCGGATAG
- a CDS encoding methyl-accepting chemotaxis protein: MPLPSLPSFLDRFPISIRIGFLSALSAVCVAILGAVYLYGDVSAGRAFETLHQHALLAQAAQRVEIGALQMRRREKDFILRRDLEYAEKYEEAAAGVLESLQEMRTMAVAAPVGAEVERLIGGVSEHADQFRTVVGLHEQLGLNEKSGLQGTLRAAVHAVEAKLKEANLDALTIKMLMMRRHEKDFMLRGAEKYIGRLDKRRQEFDALLAANDLPSSFKDEVSARMDDYQKGFHAWAKASLALRKETASLSEIFAGMGEDFVHVFAAGTEGLVAAEASLASARGLTRSVFLTAGLLVLAFTFALALVIGRSIGRPLKSMTRAMTALAAGDTDQDVPSVGSKDEIGDIARAVLVFKKNAIERESLEAQRSEQRAAQEARAGTIEAMIGNFDTTVGQVLGAVTSVSSQLEETAEKMNDAAEATRRLSSSAASSAESASSNTQTVAAASEELQGAIAEIGRQVVQSTDISSKAMDEAGRTSGTMRELADAAEKIGAVVSLIQDIAEQTNLLALNATIEAARAGDAGKGFAVVAGEVKSLANQTAKATEEIGQQISAMQSSTQQAVTAIETVNGTIEQMAGIATAISSAVEEQGAAAREISTSVQRAANGTSQVTDNISNVDAATDETSKAAGKVSGLASDLSAQASKLRQEIEAFLESVKAA, encoded by the coding sequence ATGCCGTTGCCGAGCCTGCCAAGTTTCCTGGACCGCTTCCCGATCTCGATTCGAATAGGTTTCCTGTCCGCCTTGAGCGCCGTCTGCGTCGCCATCCTGGGTGCCGTCTACCTCTACGGCGACGTCAGTGCCGGGCGAGCCTTCGAAACCCTGCACCAGCATGCGCTTCTGGCCCAGGCTGCGCAGCGGGTGGAAATCGGCGCCTTGCAGATGCGCCGCAGGGAGAAGGACTTCATCCTCCGGCGCGATCTCGAGTACGCGGAGAAGTACGAAGAGGCAGCCGCAGGGGTCCTCGAATCGCTCCAGGAAATGAGGACCATGGCTGTCGCCGCGCCGGTCGGCGCGGAAGTCGAGCGCTTGATCGGAGGCGTCTCCGAACATGCGGATCAGTTCCGGACGGTTGTCGGCCTTCATGAGCAGCTCGGCCTCAACGAGAAGAGCGGCCTGCAAGGGACTCTCCGGGCCGCCGTGCATGCCGTGGAGGCGAAGCTTAAGGAAGCCAACCTCGATGCGCTGACCATCAAGATGCTGATGATGCGGCGTCACGAGAAGGATTTCATGCTCAGGGGCGCGGAGAAGTACATCGGCCGCTTAGACAAGCGGCGCCAGGAATTCGATGCCCTGCTTGCCGCGAACGACTTGCCATCCTCCTTCAAGGACGAGGTGTCGGCCCGGATGGACGACTACCAGAAGGGCTTTCACGCCTGGGCCAAGGCCTCTCTGGCGCTGCGGAAGGAGACGGCGTCGCTCAGCGAGATCTTCGCCGGCATGGGAGAGGACTTCGTTCATGTCTTCGCGGCCGGGACCGAGGGATTGGTCGCTGCCGAGGCCTCTCTCGCGTCGGCACGCGGTCTGACCCGAAGCGTCTTTCTGACCGCCGGCTTGCTGGTGCTCGCCTTCACTTTCGCCCTGGCGCTCGTGATCGGACGCAGTATCGGCCGTCCTCTCAAGAGTATGACCCGAGCCATGACCGCTCTGGCGGCCGGCGATACGGATCAGGACGTACCGTCCGTCGGGAGCAAGGACGAGATCGGCGACATCGCCCGCGCGGTCCTGGTCTTCAAGAAGAACGCAATCGAACGGGAGAGCCTGGAAGCACAGCGCAGCGAACAGCGCGCGGCCCAGGAAGCTCGGGCTGGCACCATCGAGGCGATGATCGGCAACTTCGATACGACCGTCGGCCAGGTCCTCGGCGCGGTGACCTCCGTCTCCTCGCAACTCGAGGAAACGGCGGAGAAGATGAACGACGCAGCGGAAGCGACCCGAAGGCTGTCGAGCTCCGCGGCGAGTTCGGCCGAATCGGCGTCCTCGAACACGCAAACCGTGGCAGCCGCGTCCGAGGAGCTGCAAGGCGCGATCGCCGAGATCGGGCGACAGGTCGTGCAGTCGACCGATATCTCCAGCAAGGCCATGGACGAAGCCGGTCGGACCAGCGGGACGATGCGGGAGCTGGCCGACGCGGCGGAAAAGATCGGCGCGGTCGTCAGCCTCATCCAGGACATCGCCGAGCAGACCAATCTTCTGGCTCTGAACGCCACGATCGAGGCGGCCCGCGCCGGCGATGCCGGCAAGGGCTTCGCCGTGGTGGCCGGCGAGGTCAAGTCCTTGGCCAACCAGACTGCAAAGGCGACAGAGGAGATCGGCCAGCAGATCTCCGCGATGCAAAGCTCGACCCAGCAGGCCGTGACCGCGATCGAAACCGTCAACGGAACGATCGAGCAAATGGCCGGGATCGCCACGGCGATTTCGAGCGCCGTCGAGGAGCAAGGCGCCGCGGCTCGGGAAATCTCGACCAGCGTTCAGCGCGCCGCCAACGGGACCTCCCAAGTCACGGACAACATCTCCAACGTCGACGCGGCGACGGATGAAACCAGCAAGGCGGCCGGCAAGGTGTCTGGCTTGGCCTCCGATCTGTCCGCGCAGGCCAGCAAGCTTCGCCAAGAGATCGAAGCGTTCCTGGAGTCGGTCAAGGCGGCCTAG
- a CDS encoding metalloregulator ArsR/SmtB family transcription factor, whose amino-acid sequence MVKYRPQDLDAVFSALGDPTRRAILARLALGAASVGDLAAPHEMSLPAVSKHLRVLETAGLLRKEKDGRVVRCRLEAAPLRDAAAWIAEYRRFWEARLDALADYLDGLDEGAGGPSPDKKRG is encoded by the coding sequence ATGGTTAAATATCGGCCACAAGACCTCGATGCCGTGTTTTCCGCCCTGGGCGATCCGACCCGGCGGGCGATCCTGGCCCGCCTGGCGCTGGGGGCGGCCAGCGTCGGCGACTTGGCGGCGCCCCACGAGATGTCGCTGCCGGCGGTCTCCAAGCACCTGCGGGTGCTGGAGACGGCGGGGCTGCTGCGCAAGGAGAAGGACGGCCGGGTCGTCCGCTGCCGCCTGGAGGCTGCGCCGCTGCGCGACGCCGCCGCCTGGATCGCCGAGTACCGGCGCTTCTGGGAGGCCCGGCTCGACGCCCTGGCCGACTATCTGGACGGCCTGGACGAGGGCGCCGGCGGCCCAAGCCCCGACAAGAAGAGAGGATGA
- a CDS encoding DUF899 family protein, producing the protein MGQFHEQRLPGESDDYRAARDRLLKAEMDLRRQVEAVAAQRRDLPRGGALKEDYVFEEGGADLADGETVIRTRLSELFAPGMDSLVIYGFMYAPEGQPCPMCNAFLDSLNGNAAHIGQRINLAVVAKAPIGRVRDWARRRGWHNLRLLSSGGCSYNGDYLAETPAGDQLPIVNVFQKTEEGICHRYASEMFFVPAEPGQNPRHVDHLWPLWNLLDLTPEGRGSDWYPGYAYD; encoded by the coding sequence ATGGGACAGTTCCACGAACAGCGCCTGCCGGGCGAGAGCGACGACTACCGGGCGGCGCGGGACCGGCTGCTGAAGGCCGAGATGGACCTGCGGCGCCAGGTCGAGGCGGTCGCCGCCCAGCGCCGGGACCTGCCGCGCGGCGGTGCTCTGAAGGAGGACTACGTCTTCGAGGAGGGCGGTGCCGATCTCGCCGACGGCGAGACGGTGATCCGGACCCGGCTCTCGGAGCTCTTCGCGCCCGGCATGGACAGCCTGGTCATCTACGGCTTCATGTACGCCCCGGAAGGCCAGCCCTGTCCGATGTGCAACGCCTTCCTCGACAGTCTGAACGGCAACGCGGCGCACATCGGCCAGCGGATCAACCTGGCGGTGGTGGCCAAGGCGCCGATCGGGCGGGTCCGCGACTGGGCGCGGCGGCGCGGCTGGCACAACCTGCGGCTCCTGTCCTCCGGCGGCTGCAGCTACAACGGCGACTACCTCGCCGAGACCCCGGCGGGCGATCAGCTGCCGATCGTGAACGTCTTCCAGAAGACCGAGGAGGGCATCTGCCACCGCTACGCCTCGGAGATGTTCTTTGTGCCTGCGGAGCCGGGCCAGAACCCGCGCCACGTCGACCACCTCTGGCCGCTGTGGAACCTGCTCGACCTGACGCCCGAAGGGCGCGGCAGCGACTGGTATCCGGGCTACGCCTACGACTGA
- a CDS encoding GFA family protein, producing the protein MTTTYEGGCLCGAVRYACEAEPVATVNCHCRDCQKTSGGPYISGMVIPAAAFSFTGEVTWFSTTADSGRRSQRGFCPTCGSSLFGRPEAGGLVFVHASTLDDASWFKPAIDIFTSSAQPWDVMDPALAKFEKMPSMDEG; encoded by the coding sequence ATGACCACCACCTACGAAGGCGGCTGCCTCTGCGGCGCGGTGCGCTACGCCTGCGAGGCCGAGCCGGTGGCGACGGTGAACTGCCACTGTCGGGATTGCCAGAAGACCTCCGGCGGCCCCTACATCTCGGGCATGGTCATCCCGGCGGCGGCCTTCAGCTTCACCGGTGAGGTCACCTGGTTCTCGACCACGGCGGACAGCGGCAGGCGCTCTCAACGAGGCTTCTGCCCGACCTGCGGCAGCAGCCTCTTCGGCCGGCCCGAAGCCGGCGGCCTGGTCTTCGTCCACGCCAGCACCCTGGACGACGCCTCCTGGTTCAAGCCGGCGATCGACATCTTCACCTCGAGCGCCCAGCCCTGGGACGTCATGGACCCGGCGCTCGCCAAGTTCGAGAAGATGCCGTCGATGGACGAGGGGTGA
- the dinB gene encoding DNA polymerase IV, with protein MAEIASILHADLDAFYASVEQLLDPSLRGRPIAVGGGVVLAASYEAKAFGVRSGMPGRRARALCPGLRFVRGRFEDYQRLGDAAIGVLGDFTPLVERISIDEAFADVAGSVHIFGPPEEMAKTIRSRVRAEVGLPISLGVAQTKHLAKIASQVAKPDGLVVVAPGTEQEFLRDLPVELMWGVGPVAKARLADRGIFTIGQMAQTSGRSLERLLGRAAGGKLAALARNRDPREVVTRRRARSVGAQSALGRKPASAEVFRPTLLHLADRVASRLRTKVRAGRTVTVRVRFADLRAVTRALTLPAAISSTATLAEVAEELVRSALADHPEERTISLLGISVSGLEAEAALQLDLPLHLADEKRRPGSEKGAARWAVDRAVDAVRDRFGRESIGYGSVVLGARHAVPDAFRELAEKEL; from the coding sequence ATGGCAGAGATCGCCTCCATCCTTCACGCGGACCTGGACGCCTTCTACGCCTCGGTCGAGCAGCTGCTCGACCCGTCGTTGCGCGGCCGGCCGATCGCCGTCGGCGGTGGCGTGGTGCTCGCGGCCTCCTACGAGGCCAAGGCTTTCGGAGTTCGCAGCGGCATGCCAGGGCGCCGGGCGCGTGCGCTTTGTCCGGGACTGCGCTTCGTCAGGGGCCGCTTCGAGGACTATCAACGCCTGGGCGATGCCGCCATCGGAGTGCTCGGCGATTTCACCCCCCTGGTCGAGCGGATCTCGATCGACGAGGCCTTTGCCGACGTCGCCGGCTCGGTCCACATCTTCGGTCCTCCGGAGGAGATGGCGAAAACCATCCGAAGCCGCGTGCGGGCGGAAGTCGGACTGCCGATCTCCCTGGGCGTGGCGCAGACCAAGCACCTCGCGAAAATCGCCTCGCAGGTGGCGAAGCCCGACGGCCTGGTCGTTGTCGCTCCCGGGACGGAGCAGGAGTTCCTGCGCGATCTGCCCGTCGAGCTGATGTGGGGCGTGGGCCCGGTCGCCAAGGCGCGGCTCGCCGACAGGGGCATCTTCACCATCGGCCAGATGGCGCAGACCTCGGGCCGGTCCCTGGAGCGTCTGCTGGGCCGGGCGGCGGGAGGCAAGCTGGCGGCCTTGGCGCGGAATCGGGATCCGCGGGAAGTCGTCACCCGCCGTCGGGCGCGCTCGGTCGGGGCGCAGTCGGCGCTCGGCAGGAAGCCGGCATCGGCGGAGGTCTTCAGGCCCACATTGCTCCATCTCGCCGACCGGGTGGCCTCGCGGCTCCGGACCAAGGTCCGGGCCGGTCGGACGGTGACGGTGCGGGTCCGCTTCGCCGACCTGCGCGCGGTGACCCGCGCCCTGACCCTGCCCGCGGCCATTTCCTCGACAGCGACCCTGGCCGAGGTCGCGGAGGAGCTGGTGCGGAGCGCCTTGGCCGATCATCCCGAGGAAAGGACCATCTCGCTGCTCGGGATCTCGGTGTCGGGTCTCGAGGCGGAGGCGGCGCTGCAGCTGGATCTCCCGCTTCACCTGGCGGACGAAAAGCGCCGGCCCGGATCCGAGAAAGGCGCCGCGCGCTGGGCGGTCGACCGTGCCGTCGATGCGGTCCGCGATCGCTTCGGGCGAGAGTCGATCGGCTACGGGTCGGTCGTCCTGGGCGCGCGACACGCCGTCCCCGACGCCTTTCGCGAACTCGCCGAGAAGGAGCTGTGA
- a CDS encoding Xaa-Pro peptidase family protein, which translates to MAFLSRAVYETRREAMQALMIEEGLDGLVFTQADFLQFASNFNLDVQTWERPVALVVPQAGAPFALLNELSTHHWRMAEERGQLWVEEAVFYDEHIGRSNAKRLVTAWSEILAEALRRRALTAGRLGADALTAPLASVAEHLPELAVEARTAELRALRWRKHPEELELMRAAAALSDWAQERYREAIRPGRLVQELDAAMHAAIFEEAAQRFPGEHLEVRGYTLTGPASASPHGNGALTGLRIEEGHGLVNIVIPRLNGLVIENERTYFCGPPSDEQARLYDAALAANEAAIAQMVTGRPVRAIEDAARGVIEEAGYGSHIRHRTGHGIGLIGHEYPEDMAFNERPLETGEVYSAEPGIYVYGLGGFRVDDTVVVGERPEVITRSPKDLASITLPA; encoded by the coding sequence ATGGCCTTCTTGAGCAGAGCCGTCTACGAGACGCGGCGCGAAGCCATGCAGGCCCTGATGATCGAAGAGGGTCTCGACGGCCTGGTCTTTACCCAGGCCGACTTCCTCCAGTTCGCGAGCAACTTCAACCTGGACGTCCAGACCTGGGAGCGGCCGGTCGCGCTGGTGGTCCCACAGGCGGGCGCGCCCTTCGCCCTGCTGAACGAGCTCTCGACCCATCACTGGCGCATGGCGGAAGAGCGCGGCCAGCTCTGGGTCGAGGAGGCGGTCTTCTACGACGAGCACATCGGCCGCTCCAACGCCAAGCGCCTGGTCACGGCCTGGAGCGAGATCCTGGCCGAGGCCCTGCGCCGGCGCGCCCTGACGGCCGGACGCCTCGGCGCAGATGCCTTGACCGCGCCGCTGGCCAGCGTCGCCGAGCACCTGCCCGAGCTCGCGGTCGAGGCCCGAACCGCCGAGCTGCGCGCCCTGCGCTGGCGCAAGCATCCCGAGGAGCTGGAGCTGATGCGCGCCGCCGCCGCGCTTTCGGACTGGGCGCAGGAACGCTACCGCGAGGCGATCCGTCCCGGCCGCCTGGTCCAGGAGCTCGACGCCGCCATGCACGCCGCGATCTTCGAGGAAGCCGCCCAGCGCTTTCCCGGCGAGCACCTGGAGGTCCGCGGCTACACCCTGACCGGCCCAGCCTCGGCCTCGCCCCACGGCAACGGCGCGCTGACCGGCCTGCGCATCGAGGAGGGCCACGGCCTGGTCAACATCGTGATCCCGCGCCTCAACGGCCTGGTGATCGAGAACGAGCGCACCTACTTCTGCGGCCCGCCCAGCGACGAGCAGGCCCGGCTTTACGACGCCGCCCTGGCCGCCAACGAGGCCGCGATCGCCCAGATGGTCACGGGCAGGCCGGTGCGGGCCATCGAGGACGCGGCCCGCGGCGTCATCGAGGAGGCCGGCTACGGCAGCCACATCCGCCACCGCACCGGCCACGGCATCGGCCTGATCGGCCACGAGTACCCGGAGGACATGGCCTTCAACGAGCGCCCGCTCGAGACCGGCGAGGTCTACTCGGCCGAGCCCGGCATCTACGTCTACGGCCTGGGCGGCTTCCGGGTCGACGACACGGTCGTCGTCGGCGAGCGGCCGGAGGTCATCACTCGGTCGCCCAAAGACCTGGCCAGCATCACCCTTCCAGCTTAA
- a CDS encoding F0F1 ATP synthase subunit C produces the protein MTDQSIRLLAAAIALLPLFGVALALGRIFGDWISSVARNPVAGDKVQPVGLMGFALTEAIALFALIVAFIILFVG, from the coding sequence ATGACTGACCAAAGCATCAGGCTTTTGGCCGCGGCCATTGCCCTGCTGCCGCTTTTCGGCGTCGCCCTCGCCCTCGGCAGAATCTTCGGCGACTGGATATCCTCGGTGGCCCGCAACCCCGTCGCCGGCGATAAGGTGCAGCCGGTCGGCCTGATGGGCTTCGCGCTCACCGAGGCCATCGCCCTCTTCGCCCTGATCGTCGCCTTCATCATCCTCTTCGTCGGCTGA
- a CDS encoding F0F1 ATP synthase subunit A: MASYEPEAPYAIRQFELDVLIPIEAFGLDLSFTTSAQAMVTTAILVIAFLTYGARRRAMVPGRMQAAAEGVYAFVANTVVKTAGPEARPAIPLVFALFVFILFGSLFGLTPVKFTFTSHLVVTLALALLVFIYVNVLALQTQGLGFFRLFLPAGTPIYIAPVLVTVEVISYLFRPITLGVRIFANILAGHIMIKLFADFCVMMVEALGGVGIGLSVFPVIMMAVLYGFEIMIFVIQSYIFILITSIYLRDSLHAH, from the coding sequence ATGGCCAGCTACGAACCGGAGGCGCCCTACGCGATCAGGCAGTTCGAGCTGGACGTCCTGATCCCGATCGAAGCCTTCGGGCTGGACCTCTCCTTCACCACCTCGGCGCAGGCGATGGTGACGACGGCGATCCTGGTCATCGCCTTCCTAACCTACGGCGCCCGCAGGCGGGCCATGGTCCCCGGCCGCATGCAGGCGGCCGCCGAGGGGGTTTACGCCTTCGTCGCGAACACCGTGGTCAAGACCGCCGGGCCGGAGGCGCGGCCGGCGATCCCCCTGGTGTTTGCGCTCTTCGTCTTCATCCTCTTCGGCAGCCTCTTCGGCCTGACGCCGGTCAAATTCACCTTCACCAGCCATCTGGTGGTCACGCTCGCCTTGGCGCTACTGGTCTTCATCTACGTCAACGTCCTGGCGCTGCAAACCCAGGGCCTGGGATTCTTCCGGCTCTTCCTCCCGGCCGGGACACCTATTTACATCGCGCCGGTCCTGGTGACCGTGGAGGTGATCTCCTACCTCTTCCGGCCCATCACCCTGGGTGTCCGGATTTTCGCCAATATCCTGGCCGGGCATATCATGATCAAGCTTTTCGCCGACTTCTGCGTGATGATGGTCGAGGCGCTCGGCGGCGTGGGGATCGGCCTCTCGGTCTTCCCTGTGATCATGATGGCCGTGCTCTACGGCTTCGAGATCATGATCTTCGTGATCCAGTCCTACATCTTCATCCTCATCACCTCGATCTACCTCCGCGATTCTCTGCACGCCCATTGA